In Anaerolineae bacterium, a single window of DNA contains:
- a CDS encoding Acetylornithine deacetylase: MSNQPNWEQATQQTVQHLSRLIQAETVNPPGNELPAILEIKEILEQEGFRSPDDFVILESAPQRVNLIARLRGDGSQRPLLLSGHVDVVPVEREKWSRDPFGGEVINGEVWGRGAMDMKGFLAMYLQIFLQVRRTALPLKRDLILAAIADEEAGFDHGSIFLVRQHRDLIDAEYGLTEGGAFTIPMGKLRLYPIQVAEKGVTWMKMIARGKPGHASLPHDENAVFYLVRAIEQIRRAGHLPVHITPTFQAMVTAAARQLNFPASLLVRMLSHGWVVSLLLKILKGRPKTLLTALTTNTCTPTVLQAGQKTNVIPAEASVHLDCRRLPGQSPEDVIREITALTGTGVSFEPLDTSPGAAFPTDSPLYRILEEETHKLDPQGLVIPMMMTGATDACVYRQAGITMYGFTPGRLPQDFPVLSLAHGHDERIPISFIESGLPVLWEVVRKFCAAA; encoded by the coding sequence ATGTCCAACCAACCGAACTGGGAACAGGCTACCCAGCAAACTGTTCAGCATCTTTCCAGATTAATTCAAGCCGAGACGGTCAATCCACCCGGCAATGAGTTGCCCGCCATTTTAGAGATCAAAGAAATCCTCGAGCAGGAAGGCTTTCGATCGCCCGATGATTTCGTGATCCTGGAATCTGCCCCGCAACGCGTCAACCTGATCGCCCGCCTGCGCGGTGACGGCTCGCAACGCCCTCTGCTCCTCTCAGGGCACGTTGACGTTGTACCCGTCGAGCGAGAAAAGTGGAGCCGCGACCCCTTTGGCGGTGAAGTGATCAACGGTGAAGTGTGGGGGCGCGGCGCAATGGACATGAAGGGTTTTCTGGCTATGTATTTACAAATCTTCCTCCAGGTACGCCGCACTGCCCTGCCGCTCAAACGCGACCTGATTCTTGCCGCAATTGCTGACGAGGAAGCCGGCTTTGACCACGGCTCAATCTTTCTGGTCAGGCAACATCGCGACCTGATCGACGCTGAATATGGCTTGACCGAAGGTGGCGCCTTTACGATCCCAATGGGCAAATTGCGCCTCTACCCCATCCAGGTCGCTGAGAAAGGAGTAACCTGGATGAAGATGATTGCCAGGGGCAAACCGGGTCATGCCTCTCTGCCCCATGATGAAAACGCCGTGTTCTATCTGGTTCGCGCCATTGAACAAATTCGCCGCGCCGGCCATCTTCCGGTGCACATAACTCCCACTTTTCAGGCGATGGTTACGGCTGCCGCCAGGCAGCTCAACTTCCCCGCCTCCCTGCTGGTGCGGATGTTGTCCCACGGCTGGGTCGTCAGCCTGCTTCTCAAAATCTTGAAAGGGCGACCCAAAACGCTGCTCACCGCCCTCACCACCAATACCTGCACCCCAACCGTCCTTCAAGCCGGTCAAAAAACCAATGTCATTCCGGCCGAGGCTTCTGTCCATCTCGATTGTCGCCGCCTGCCGGGTCAATCTCCCGAAGATGTGATTCGAGAAATAACCGCTTTGACCGGCACAGGTGTATCTTTCGAGCCCCTCGACACCTCACCGGGGGCTGCGTTCCCCACCGATTCGCCCCTGTACCGCATCCTTGAAGAGGAGACCCACAAGTTAGACCCGCAAGGGCTGGTCATCCCCATGATGATGACCGGTGCAACCGACGCTTGCGTCTATCGTCAAGCCGGGATTACAATGTATGGTTTCACTCCCGGACGCCTGCCACAAGACTTCCCAGTTCTATCTTTAGCGCATGGGCATGATGAACGCATCCCCATCTCGTTTATTGAAAGCGGTTTACCTGTGTTATGGGAGGTCGTGCGCAAATTCTGTGCAGCAGCCTGA
- a CDS encoding carbon monoxide dehydrogenase E protein has protein sequence MEERTLQFIAALRAQGVRVSLAESADAFLAMQQLGIQDRQRFRGSLRATLIKDQRDLPTFERLFDLFFQAEPPPPMQNLLESLSLEEAAQLAEALRQFAQALRQRMEKLLRGEKLTAEELAELERWLNAHPSPLDRNQEKLLQRYLQALQFDEVRQAFEELLQALQELGLNRQKIEQLREGIQQNLQAIEEQIRQQIGERWRLEATQSRRMPALENLMQRPLQHLTPREMDILRQETRRLAAALRTRLALRLQRDRKGRLDVKATLRASLKSGHVPMELHFASRTLKPKIVVLCDVSTSMRFCSELMLSLLYSLQDQITHTHAFAFIDHLEYISPDFERQPVQQAIAGVLYRLPPGYYNTDLGQVLGEFERHYLYTLDRRTTLLLVGDGRNNFNPSRADLIERFGRLARTVIWLNPEPPWMWGSGDSDMLEYLPYCHKVLPAATLAQLIAAIDAIVLPRA, from the coding sequence ATGGAAGAACGGACGCTTCAATTCATCGCAGCTTTGAGAGCCCAGGGGGTTCGGGTTAGTCTAGCCGAAAGTGCCGATGCTTTTCTGGCAATGCAACAGCTTGGCATTCAAGACCGCCAGCGCTTTCGGGGAAGCCTGCGGGCTACCTTGATTAAGGACCAGCGAGATTTACCCACCTTTGAGCGCCTGTTTGACCTTTTCTTCCAGGCTGAGCCCCCGCCGCCCATGCAGAACCTTCTGGAGAGCCTAAGCCTGGAGGAAGCAGCGCAACTCGCAGAAGCCCTGCGCCAGTTTGCTCAGGCATTGCGCCAACGTATGGAGAAGCTCTTGCGTGGGGAAAAACTTACGGCAGAGGAACTCGCTGAACTAGAGCGATGGTTAAATGCCCATCCTTCCCCTCTCGATCGCAACCAGGAGAAACTCTTACAACGCTACCTGCAAGCCTTACAATTCGATGAGGTGCGCCAGGCGTTTGAGGAGTTGCTCCAGGCTTTACAAGAGTTAGGTCTCAACCGCCAGAAGATCGAACAATTGCGTGAGGGCATTCAACAAAATCTGCAAGCCATCGAAGAGCAAATCCGCCAGCAAATCGGCGAACGCTGGCGACTGGAAGCCACTCAATCCAGGCGAATGCCTGCCCTTGAAAACTTGATGCAGCGCCCTTTACAGCACCTGACGCCGCGGGAGATGGATATCCTTCGCCAGGAGACGCGCCGTCTGGCAGCAGCCCTGCGTACACGTCTGGCGTTACGCCTGCAGCGGGATCGAAAGGGTAGACTGGATGTCAAAGCCACCTTGCGCGCCTCGCTAAAAAGCGGCCATGTGCCAATGGAATTGCACTTTGCCAGTCGCACCCTGAAACCGAAAATCGTCGTCCTGTGCGATGTCAGCACGTCCATGCGTTTTTGTTCTGAGTTGATGTTGAGTTTGTTATATTCTTTACAGGATCAAATCACGCACACCCATGCCTTTGCTTTCATTGACCACCTCGAATACATCTCGCCCGACTTTGAGCGGCAACCGGTGCAGCAGGCGATTGCGGGCGTTCTCTATCGCCTGCCGCCTGGCTATTACAACACCGATTTAGGACAGGTTTTGGGTGAATTCGAGCGCCATTATCTTTATACACTCGATCGGCGCACCACGCTACTTCTGGTTGGAGATGGGCGGAACAATTTTAACCCCTCGCGGGCTGACCTGATCGAACGCTTTGGACGGCTTGCGCGCACGGTGATCTGGCTAAACCCAGAGCCACCCTGGATGTGGGGCAGTGGAGATTCCGATATGCTGGAGTATCTCCCTTATTGTCATAAAGTGTTACCCGCAGCCACCCTGGCGCAACTGATTGCAGCTATCGATGCCATTGTCTTGCCACGCGCCTGA
- a CDS encoding carbon monoxide dehydrogenase D protein — MDIFSSPKTLQAALQAQQYIASDEIVTVLFLSHALRKPVLVEGPAGVGKTELAKALAGASAYPLIRLQCYEGLDETKALYEWEYAKQMLYTQLLRDKLQDLLSEAESLRQAVDRIAEEEDVFFSMRFLLARPLLKSILSETPTVLLIDEIDRADAEFEAFLLEILSDFQVSIPEIGTIKAVHQPLVILTSNNTRELSEALKRRCLYLFIDYPILEQELAVVRLKVPDLSQKLARQAVELVQRLRRMDLRKSPSISETLDWAKALVALNARALDDQTLQTTLSVLLKHEADLERVRRSLARSGAEDGTLPRPSPPPRWQN; from the coding sequence ATGGATATCTTTTCTTCGCCGAAAACCTTACAGGCTGCGTTGCAGGCGCAGCAGTATATAGCCAGCGATGAGATTGTCACCGTGCTTTTTCTCAGCCATGCCTTGCGAAAGCCGGTTTTGGTCGAGGGACCCGCCGGGGTAGGTAAAACCGAGCTGGCAAAAGCGCTGGCTGGGGCGAGTGCTTATCCGCTGATTCGCTTGCAATGTTATGAGGGGCTGGACGAGACCAAAGCCCTATATGAGTGGGAATATGCCAAACAGATGCTCTATACTCAATTGCTGCGCGATAAGTTGCAAGACCTGCTGTCAGAAGCTGAGTCCTTGCGCCAGGCTGTCGACCGTATTGCCGAAGAGGAAGATGTCTTCTTTTCGATGCGGTTCTTGCTTGCCCGTCCTCTATTGAAGTCGATACTTTCTGAAACACCGACGGTGCTGCTGATTGACGAAATTGACCGTGCCGATGCTGAATTTGAAGCTTTTTTACTTGAAATCTTGAGCGACTTTCAGGTCAGCATCCCCGAAATCGGAACCATAAAGGCTGTTCATCAACCTCTGGTGATTCTAACCAGCAATAACACGCGCGAATTGAGCGAAGCCCTCAAGCGACGTTGTCTGTACCTTTTCATCGACTACCCCATTCTGGAGCAGGAACTCGCAGTTGTACGCCTGAAAGTACCTGACCTGTCGCAAAAATTAGCCCGCCAGGCGGTGGAACTGGTGCAGCGCTTGCGGCGCATGGATTTACGCAAATCGCCTTCGATCAGTGAAACGCTGGACTGGGCAAAAGCGCTGGTTGCCCTCAACGCGCGTGCCCTGGATGATCAGACTTTGCAGACTACGTTAAGTGTGCTTTTAAAACATGAAGCGGATTTGGAACGCGTGCGCCGCTCTCTTGCCAGGTCGGGGGCAGAAGACGGAACCCTGCCGCGCCCAAGCCCGCCTCCCCGTTGGCAAAACTGA
- a CDS encoding serine protease, producing the protein MKRVYSLFVLIGLLLAPLWLTPLFVHADSPKPEGEMINGGRWVEVRADTSYRPSRILPPQGLLEAQATTATFTINYLSPGTYNSDQCTTWPNDAKAAFTYAANIWGSLLSSPVPIVIDACWATNLPTGVLGHSGVLSFRANFTNAPQSNTWYPIALANSLYGSDLKPGEADIYIAYSSTFDWYFGTDGNTPSGKYDFVSVVLHEIAHGLGFSGWMRYGTTSCGASNYGCWGDSTYGFPGAYDRFMQNGSGTSLLNTASFPNPSAALGSQLTSNNLFFNGNYAIAANGGSRPKMYAPSSWLPGSSYAHLDYDTYKNTPHRLMVFAISPGASTHYPGSITLGILQDLGWNRPTAPSISKIYLPVTMKPQPGPDAGYWRTSSGSRYFYVSPDKANVNLYTITIQLSGGPCDGDIYRVWKTSPLPITNNQFSFSGALNGNGTFNTTTTATVTDRITNLYIEGCGTFSGGPWTNTFTWQNNSQPAALSSFEEEDFIEQMDVEVPSIEILLQP; encoded by the coding sequence AGGAGAGATGATCAACGGGGGAAGGTGGGTAGAGGTTCGAGCGGATACCAGTTACCGACCCTCAAGGATTCTGCCTCCCCAAGGTTTGCTGGAGGCGCAGGCTACAACGGCTACCTTTACAATCAACTACCTCTCACCCGGTACCTATAACAGCGATCAATGCACAACCTGGCCGAATGACGCCAAAGCGGCTTTCACCTATGCAGCCAATATCTGGGGTTCTTTGCTGAGTTCACCCGTCCCGATCGTGATTGACGCCTGTTGGGCAACCAACCTGCCCACGGGCGTATTGGGTCACAGTGGTGTGCTGAGTTTCCGGGCTAATTTCACGAACGCACCTCAATCGAATACCTGGTATCCGATTGCACTGGCAAATTCCCTGTATGGAAGTGACCTCAAACCAGGCGAAGCCGACATTTACATCGCTTACAGTAGCACCTTTGACTGGTATTTTGGAACAGATGGAAACACGCCTTCTGGAAAATATGACTTTGTGAGCGTCGTTTTACATGAAATCGCTCATGGATTGGGATTTTCGGGTTGGATGCGGTATGGTACTACCTCCTGTGGTGCTTCGAATTATGGTTGCTGGGGGGATAGCACTTATGGATTCCCGGGTGCGTATGATCGATTTATGCAAAATGGCTCAGGAACCAGTTTACTCAATACAGCTTCTTTCCCAAACCCTTCGGCTGCTTTGGGAAGTCAACTAACGAGTAACAACTTGTTTTTCAATGGCAATTATGCCATAGCAGCCAATGGAGGATCTCGCCCCAAAATGTATGCTCCCAGTTCCTGGCTGCCCGGGTCGAGTTATGCACATTTAGATTACGACACGTACAAGAACACCCCGCATCGGTTGATGGTCTTTGCTATATCTCCCGGCGCGTCTACCCATTATCCAGGCTCAATCACGCTTGGTATCTTGCAAGACCTGGGCTGGAATCGCCCGACTGCCCCTTCGATATCCAAAATTTATCTGCCGGTTACTATGAAACCTCAGCCGGGTCCAGATGCGGGTTATTGGCGAACTTCCAGTGGCTCCCGATACTTTTATGTCAGCCCTGATAAAGCAAATGTCAATTTATATACCATTACCATTCAGTTGAGCGGCGGACCTTGTGATGGAGATATTTATCGGGTCTGGAAAACCAGTCCTTTGCCCATAACGAACAATCAATTCTCCTTCAGCGGCGCTTTGAATGGCAATGGCACTTTCAATACTACAACGACAGCGACGGTGACGGACCGCATCACTAATTTATATATCGAGGGCTGTGGGACTTTCAGTGGGGGACCATGGACGAATACCTTCACCTGGCAGAACAATTCGCAACCGGCTGCGCTGTCGTCTTTTGAAGAGGAGGATTTTATCGAGCAGATGGATGTGGAAGTTCCTTCAATCGAAATATTGCTTCAACCTTAA